taaaggcataaaaaacTGTAACGTTTACAGGATTTAAGATTTAACTGATCAGTTTGAGGTGGAATTTAACGCGAGAAAATGTGCGTTTAATCCAACATGAAATAATGTACACAATCTACTGTACGAGAgaaagttaataaataaatacgaTAGAAATATGTCAGGGAACTGTCTTCAACGTGGATTCAATGATTCACACTCTTCGGGGGACATGATCATAAGCAGGTCGTATCAGtttcaatttaaacatttttttttaaaagtcaacaAACTGTGTTTTATGGACGAAGGTCATAATGAAAGAAAACGTACATGTTTTGTGTGGATCTCGTTTGGATTTTGTTGAATTCGGCCGTCGTCTGACTTGTCTTCTTGTTTCTGTTCCCTGcagattaaaacacacacacgctttacTTTAAAAAGGAACAAGAATCATTCAATgacggaaaaaaaaaaaaaaaaacacacacaatctatTTCAGAGCGACGTGTTTTCTGGACTCGACGTGCCTCTTCTTCTCAGCGTGGATGAGTTTGGTGAGGTAGGCGTGCAGCTCGCTCTCCTGGTtgatcctcctctcctccatgttGTTCCACCGTTTCTTCTTCGCCATCCGCAGAGCGCTGGGAATGTCGTCCCCAAAGTTCAGACGCTGCTCCTTTGCCAGGTTATGagctggaaaaaacacaaagatgaacTATAAGTTAACATCCATTTGTCCGTCATCACAAATCTCATTTtgctctgcctctgctggatgtggaagtaGGAAGCTAACAACTTTATAAAGGCGTTAATATATAATGAATCCAGCTTTAGACGTCCCTCGCACCTTTCTGCAGGTTGCCGATGGCTTCGTCGTAGCTCTCCATCTCCAGGTGACACTGACCCATGAAGAAGTGAGCTTTGACCGACTGGCCGTCCAGCTCCAGAGCGTGTCTGCAGTCGGCCAGAGCTCTGTCgtactgctgcagcttcacgTAGCACAGCGCTCTGTTGGTGAAGTACGCTGGGACGGCGGGACTGTGCGTCTGAAAGAGACGAGGAGACCAAACACGAGTACTGCAGGGATGCAAACatccaactctctctctcccaaatCCCAGTACCTCAACTCACAGCATCTGCCAGCACCGACTCGTGGTCTGATACTGAAACTCTCTTACACCAAATCTCAAATGGATGATTTTAAGAGATATCTTTAGGAGAAACTCTTGGACGTTGTATGAATTCAGTCAATACAGTAGCAGACATGCACAAAGACCTCTTGGTCCTTACTATGGCTTTGCTGTAGCAGGCAGCAGCCTCCAGGTACTTGCGGTTCAGAAAGAGGCGGTTGCCCTGTTCCTTCAGCTCCTGAGCCGACACCGAGGCGCTTTTCTCCGggctttctgacattttgtccaCCAGGCTCGCTGCACCGGAGGCAGCCGCCCCTTCACTTTGCTTCCCTATCCTGACGCTC
This genomic interval from Siniperca chuatsi isolate FFG_IHB_CAS linkage group LG21, ASM2008510v1, whole genome shotgun sequence contains the following:
- the LOC122869049 gene encoding E3 ubiquitin-protein ligase CHIP-like isoform X2, coding for MSESPEKSASVSAQELKEQGNRLFLNRKYLEAAACYSKAITHSPAVPAYFTNRALCYVKLQQYDRALADCRHALELDGQSVKAHFFMGQCHLEMESYDEAIGNLQKAHNLAKEQRLNFGDDIPSALRMAKKKRWNNMEERRINQESELHAYLTKLIHAEKKREQKQEDKSDDGRIQQNPNEIHTKHDKYLSDMEELFCQVDEKRKREIPDFLCGKISFELMREPCITPSGVTYDRKDIEEHLQRVGHFDPVTRSPLTQDQLIPNLAMKEVIDAFILENGWVEDY
- the LOC122869049 gene encoding E3 ubiquitin-protein ligase CHIP-like isoform X1 yields the protein MSESPEKSASVSAQELKEQGNRLFLNRKYLEAAACYSKAITHSPAVPAYFTNRALCYVKLQQYDRALADCRHALELDGQSVKAHFFMGQCHLEMESYDEAIGNLQKAHNLAKEQRLNFGDDIPSALRMAKKKRWNNMEERRINQESELHAYLTKLIHAEKKREQKQEDKSDDGRIQQNPNEIHTKHDKYLSDMEELFCQVDEKRKKREIPDFLCGKISFELMREPCITPSGVTYDRKDIEEHLQRVGHFDPVTRSPLTQDQLIPNLAMKEVIDAFILENGWVEDY